TGAgtgagtcggcgcattgctgtaacGCATATGTCCACCACCGCTTCGCACGACGCGATGGGCCTGTGACATGCCTGGGTAGGGCTGAGCTGAATCGATGCTGTATGGTAGAGAGTGGACATGTCGAACCAAAGAAAATGTATCATTATATATTTTTTAACCCTTTACTCCGCACTGGAGAATAATAATACTAAAGGAACAAACAAAACGACGCTTCCTTCTGTTTGCGGGCAGGCAGTGAAGCGCTCTCTGTGGCAGCACccacagcggtggcgtctgCCGCGCCATCTCCATTGAGGGGCGTTCTTCTTCCGCACCTCCTACCTCCATTTTCTGCTCGCTGGCAGAGTGTGCACATCTTtcacgcgcacgtgcttTTCGGCCTCTCAAGTCCTAATTCATTCTGCgcgcttctccttttcttgtCCAAACTCTCCTATTGCACATATTGTATGGAGGGAACCTGTGTCAACGCGCGGGTACTACTTGCGTGCCATCACGCACCCCTACTTGTTACGCAGGTGCTTTGGACTCTGTCGAGTTCCAAGAGAGAACATGAAGCAGCCGTACCGATCAACGTGGCGGGTGTATCTTCCCGGCTTGTTTGTGATGTCGATGTTTAGTGTTGTGGTTTATTTTAGTCGGACGCGCTCCGATGTGGTGAAGCACGGTTACGATTTTGTTCCCATCTACTCTGAGGACGGCAAGCTTGAGGGCTTCACACATCCTGTGCTCGTGAAAGCGGGCAACCAGTACCGCGAGATGGGGGAAGAACGGAGGGCGCGATGACGACTGGTCTCCTTTGTAGCGCATGCTCTACTCCTTGCACGTGAACCTGGATGTATTGGAAGTGAGCACATGGGGACGGTTTGCACACTCTGCGCATGTATTGGCCTACCTTGTACGCCtttgtgtgtggtggtgtaTCCTAGGGAAGAAGGTGCGTGATTTTGTTTTTGGTGGAGACGTTTCGAAGTCTTTTCTAGGCTAGTGTCGACGCCTTCTGGCTGAGCAAAGACAATCTACTCGCTTCTTCTGTGTCTTGAGCACCCAAATCGGTTTGCTTCTCGCGGATGTGTGCAACTGCGTGGGTGGTTGTCATGGACACACGCTCCAAGCTGAAGAATGGAGGCTCTAAGGAAGTCTTTTTCTTACCCCCTCTGGCCTGGCGGGCTGCAAGGAGGTCACGTGACGACAAGATGACCAAAAGCAAGCAACGGACTGTGATTGCTGCGGGGAGCCAGCGGTGATGGAGAGCGACTGCCTTGACGTCTGCTACTCTAGTTGCTGCGTCGCATTGTCTGTCGCATCCCCGAATGATAGGCGAGGCGGAACTCACAATATTTTTCACTGCTTTTTCTTCGCATACCTGTTTCCTTCGCTTGCACGGTcatttctgtgtgtgtgtgtgcactcTTTACTCGCGATTGATCGGCTCTCGCCCGTGTATACCGGAACGAGGGGATCTGAACACACGTGTCAGGAGCTGCAAATTTCCCTTACCTTTGCTTATATCCGACACACACTCACCACCTCCTGCGCGTAGGTACGTATCGTGGGCGTTTTTCACGGTTTTTGTCACTTCCCTCATCTGACCGCTGAACTCCACAGCTACATTACTCTCGCCCCCTTTCGGTGCCCTCATTTTGCGTGCCCTTTAGGTGTGACtactctccccctctctctcagtGAGCTATCCAAGATGTCTATTATGTCATACAGCGGCGGCTCGGTGATGGCCATGGCGGGTAAAGAGTGCTTCGTTATCATATCCGATAAACGCCTCGGTGAGCAGCTGAAGACTATCTCGACGGAGGTGCCGAAGCTGCATGTTGTTAACGACAGCATTGTGTACGGCCTCACCGGCCTGCGCACGGACCAGCAAACCTTTGTAAACAAAGTTCAGTTTCGCACCGACATGTacaagctgcgcgaggagcgcaACATTACTGGCAAGGCGTTCTCGTCCATGATCACGTCCATGCTGTACGAGGCACGTTTCGGGCCATGGTTCGTGGAGCCGGTGATCGGAAGCATAGATAAGTCGACGGGCAAGGTGTACCTGTGCGCCACCGACCTCATCGGTGCCCCGTGCGAGCCAGAGGACTATGTCTgtgccggcaccgctgctgagaGCTTGCACGGCATGTGCGAGGCTCTCTGGCGCCCGGGCATGTCTCCGGAGGAGGTTTTTGAGATTGCCGCGCAGGCGATGCTGTCTGCGTGTGATCGCGACAGTCTCTCCGGCTACGGTGCAGTGGCGATGATTGTGACGAAAGACAAAATCACAACGCGCCTCATCAAGGGCCGAAAGGACTAGGGGTGTAGTCAGCAAGTCTCCTTGTGTCCGTGTTCTGttttttatttatttttgTGTGCCCGTGATTGAAACGCATCGAGGGCACCCTAttttctcccttctcttgtTCTTGGGTATGGCTAGGCTGGATGTGCTTCAGGTGAGCTGCTCGGGTTCGAGTTCATCGGTGTGGTCATGTGGTGCGTCTGTGTCTTTTCCAGCTGTGTGTGCGATCTTACACACAACTGCCAGAATGCTGCGCGGTAGAGGCGGCTAGGGGCGCGGAGTAGGTCCTTCGCTGAGGAGCAGGATGGCACCCATATCGCAGTGGTGTGTTGTTTTGTCAGTTCCCCCAGAAGACGTTTGTGCGAGGTTTCCTGTGCCATGTTCTCGCCTGCGTATACTTGCGTCGGTGTTCTACGCTTTACTTCGCGTGGTCGTATGTgaaagaaaggaaaaaaagaacgcaAAAACGGAGCTATTAGGTGCAGTAGCCCCATGTGTGGAGCACCGGCAGGAGTGCAACTTGTGTCCAGGAGAAGATGTAATGGACCATTACACCACGCTGCGTTCTCAGCACTTGTTCACGCCGGACTTTCTAACGTGACATGCTGGTGCAGAAGCACTCTGTCATGCATGATGTTTGTCTTTGCTCAAAGTAGAATATGTGAGTTGGGCTTGTGCCAGcgtcccctctccttcctttACGGGGAGCAAAAGTCAATGAATGGTGACCCTCCACTGCTGTGGCGCTCATTTTGCTGCACCCCATTCTGTTGCCATTTGTGATCGTGTGCaccgtctctctttcctATCTTCTCTGGCGGTCGCTCTTTTCCCTCCGCCTATGCACCGGTGGTCGCGCACTGCGCGCGGTTGCGATTTTGCGTGTACCACAAACACAAAAGGATTTGCTATGGGCAAACGTGTAGCCGTCGGCgtaaaaagaaaaagagaaggggcgTCTTTGTGCACCTCCCCGGCGATATTGAGTGTGACCGCCGCTCGTGGCTCCTCACTGGTTTGCCTTTCGTAACGTTTGTGTCCGCGGGATCTCGCCTGTGTCTCAGGcgcgatggaggcggaggagatcACCCAGGTGAGCATCGGCAATGCTACCACCGCACCGATGCTCTTCTGCTCACGCTGCAACAACCTCCTTTACCCCGAGTGTGACGATGACAACTACAGCATGACGTGGCGCTGCAACTACTGCAAAACGACTGAGCAGCACGATGACTGCAAGCTTGTCCACGTTATGAACCTGAAGATGAAAGCAGACGCGATCGGTGGCATGGATCTGATTGCCGAGTTCGCCAGCGACCCAACCGCGCAGCGTGATCCTGACAAGCCGTGCCCCAAGTGCGGCAAGAAGGGTGTTGCTTGCTTTGTGAACCCGCTCGGGCAACCGCAGGAGGACATGACACTTTACTTTGCTTGCTCTGATACGGTGTGTCGCCATGTGTGGAagggcgctgccgtcgaggaCCAGAACTAGCATGGCGCACCTCGGTTCAGAACGGGGCAAGGGCAGGTCGGCTGAAGTGCAGCTCTGCTCTTTGCGCCACGGTGCTCCCgcgtttgtttgtttttctttgctaAAATGCGGGACAATTCATCAATCAGGTGACCTAATCATGCGCGACTCTGGGGTAgagccccccctccctctccttaCAAGAATGGATGGTCTTGTGTGCTCCTGTACTACCCGCCTCGCATTATCATCGACCACGTCACTATCTTTCCCACAGCGGTATCCGAAAAGGGGAAGCATACGCTGTCCAATAACTCGCACAGATACTCTCGATATAGATGACCTGACTCTTTCGGAGTAGCTCTGAGATAGCCTGTTTTGCACAGTGTCTCCATGGCACCTTACTtgccctctctcgcttctcgtCTCCTGGAATCTTCTTGGTGCTGTCACTTCCACCTTGTAACTGTGCTGCCGCCTTTAAAATGAGCAGACGCTATACCCGCACTACGGTGTTCGAGACCGTGCAGCGACGCGCTGTTTTGATTCGACACGGTCGTGTTGTGTGACGGAACGGCGGTAGCGTCGAGGCCGCCTATGAGCATTGTAGCGAGCAGAAGAGGTCGAGTAGACGGCAGGAGAGGCGAATCCCCTCATACCCTGTAGGGGTaccttcgtttttttctcttccttttgCTGTTTGCCCAGCTGCGCGTCCGTTTGCAATCCAGGTGAGGGGACTGCGAGGCACCATGCATATTTTTCGTATATCGGTGCCGCTCATGTGCCTCTTCTACCACTTTATCTTAGTCATCATCTCCTTTGCCAACTACATCGTCTTTGTGCGACTGCAGAGCACTTCTCGAGCGC
Above is a window of Leishmania mexicana MHOM/GT/2001/U1103 complete genome, chromosome 28 DNA encoding:
- a CDS encoding putative proteasome beta 3 subunit codes for the protein MSIMSYSGGSVMAMAGKECFVIISDKRLGEQLKTISTEVPKLHVVNDSIVYGLTGLRTDQQTFVNKVQFRTDMYKLREERNITGKAFSSMITSMLYEARFGPWFVEPVIGSIDKSTGKVYLCATDLIGAPCEPEDYVCAGTAAESLHGMCEALWRPGMSPEEVFEIAAQAMLSACDRDSLSGYGAVAMIVTKDKITTRLIKGRKD
- a CDS encoding DNA-direcetd RNA polymerase II, subunit 9,putative, which produces MEAEEITQVSIGNATTAPMLFCSRCNNLLYPECDDDNYSMTWRCNYCKTTEQHDDCKLVHVMNLKMKADAIGGMDLIAEFASDPTAQRDPDKPCPKCGKKGVACFVNPLGQPQEDMTLYFACSDTVCRHVWKGAAVEDQN